The following proteins come from a genomic window of Legionella cherrii:
- a CDS encoding DUF2905 domain-containing protein, which produces MTSKILIITGVILLITGIFWPFIKKMGLGKLPGDVIIQKNNFTFYFPITSCIVISLVITLIFWFFNK; this is translated from the coding sequence ATGACCTCAAAAATCTTAATCATTACTGGCGTGATTCTACTGATAACCGGTATTTTTTGGCCATTTATAAAAAAAATGGGACTGGGGAAATTACCAGGTGATGTCATAATTCAGAAAAACAACTTCACCTTTTATTTCCCTATTACTAGCTGCATCGTTATTAGTCTCGTTATTACACTTATTTTTTGGTTTTTCAATAAATAG
- a CDS encoding zinc-dependent peptidase — MFRRLKEWWYERIISHSLIRNDEWNDAFQKLFLLRRLSDQEKIKLKRLAILFLYYKSLEGVGDLQITTSMQLSIALQACLPILNLGLDWYEGWVSVIIYPGAYSRENKVIDEFGIEHLGRAHLSGESWQRGPVIISWDDALHHGGVNGRNVVIHEFAHKLDMQNGRANGFPPLHKGMSATHWAEVFNSGYNDLVNRLQQNELTPIDPYAATSPSEFFAVFSELFFEKPEIIKHYYPEIYTLLAQFYRQDPLRGYFSLVTHN; from the coding sequence ATGTTCCGCAGGTTAAAGGAATGGTGGTACGAGCGAATCATAAGTCATTCACTTATAAGGAATGATGAGTGGAATGATGCATTTCAAAAGTTATTTTTATTGAGACGCCTGAGTGATCAAGAAAAGATAAAACTAAAGCGATTAGCCATTTTATTTCTTTATTACAAATCATTGGAGGGGGTTGGTGATCTGCAGATAACGACTTCTATGCAGTTAAGTATTGCCTTACAGGCATGTCTTCCTATTTTGAATCTTGGCCTTGATTGGTACGAGGGTTGGGTTTCAGTCATAATATATCCCGGGGCATATTCACGAGAAAACAAGGTAATCGATGAATTTGGAATAGAACATTTAGGGAGAGCTCATTTAAGCGGGGAATCATGGCAACGTGGGCCTGTTATTATTTCTTGGGACGATGCACTACATCATGGCGGAGTTAATGGCCGTAATGTGGTGATACATGAATTTGCGCACAAGTTGGATATGCAAAATGGTCGAGCCAATGGATTTCCTCCGCTTCATAAAGGGATGTCTGCGACACATTGGGCTGAGGTTTTTAATTCAGGTTACAATGATTTGGTCAATCGACTTCAACAAAACGAGCTTACTCCGATTGATCCCTATGCTGCTACATCACCATCTGAATTTTTTGCAGTATTTTCTGAATTATTTTTCGAAAAACCCGAAATAATAAAACACTATTATCCTGAGATTTATACTTTACTTGCCCAATTTTATCGTCAAGATCCGCTGAGAGGGTATTTTAGTCTGGTTACACATAACTAA